The following are encoded in a window of Colletotrichum lupini chromosome 3, complete sequence genomic DNA:
- a CDS encoding copper amine oxidase: MGDANKKGKPQPLDPLRPEEISQAAGIVRESNRGKKIFYRAISLVEPPKKDLVKFLDSEHGGNRDAVHPERQARVQAYVAKTLHEMIVNLDTATVASTTPLPGRHSFIDTDFMAQVAAACLADENIQREISALKLPEGATVVVEPWAYATDGMKDMKDRWTMAWFYMRLSDNPDANYYAYPLDICAEVSNSLEVVKIYRLPSGEQDKLSDEGKEFDRRKIHSNSEYHPDFVQERRTTTKPYHVSQPEGPSFSIEENHVSWEKWTLRVGFNYREGMTLHDIRFEGRSLFHRLSLAEMFVPHGDPRCPYPRKAAFDLGNDGAGINANNLKLGCDCLGYIKYFDGWLSTSSGEPLKMPNVDGSIFYEVRATGIMSTAPIDLDTKVPWGTIVAPGVLAPYHQHIFCLRMDAAIDGPQNSLVVEESHPIPFGGDTDTYNPFGVGYTTTSQVIEKETGLDLDFNTNKTFKIINENVTNSTTGTSVGFKLLPHYSQLLLAQPNSWHGKRARYTSHAVWVTRYHDDELFPAGRFTMQSTGDDGIGSWIEQRKDGDSSSVRNEDIVVWHTFGSTHNPRIEDWPVMPCEKMMVGLKPVNFFQGNPALDVQISTQEKNRSVLVHGAGCEN, from the exons ATGGGAGACGCCAACAAGAAGGGGAAACCCCAACCACTTGATCCTCTACGACCAGAAGAAATAAGCCAG GCCGCCGGAATCGTCCGTGAGTCGAACCGCGGCAAGAAGATATTCTACCGAGCAATCTCTCTCGTTGAGCCACCAAAGAAGGATCTGGTCAAGTTCCTCGACAGCGAGCATGGCGGTAATAGAGATGCCGTCCACCCGGAAAGACAGGCCAGAGTGCAGGCTTACGTCGCCAAAACTTTGCACGAGATGATTGTCAACTTGGACACTGCGACCGTCGCTTCTACCACCCCGCTGCCAGGTCGCCATTCCTTCATCGACACTGACTTTATGGCACAAGTTGCTGCGGCTTGCCTGGCAGATGAGAACATCCAACGCGAGATCAGTGCCCTCAAACTACCAGAAGGCGCTACCGTCGTCGTTGAGCCATGGGCATATGCTACCGACGGCATGAAGGATATGAAAGACCGCTGGACAATG GCATGGTTTTACATGCGACTCTCTGACAACCCCGACGCGAATTACTATGCCTACCCGTTGGACATATGTGCGGAGGTATCCAACTCCCTCGAAGTGGTCAAAATTTACCGTCTGCCTTCTGGAGAGCAAGATAAGCTCAGTGACGAGGGCAAGGAGTTTGATCGCCGCAAAATCCATTCCAACAGCGAGTATCATCCAGATTTCGTACAAGAGCGCAGGACAACGACAAAGCCGTACCACGTCTCCCAGCCCGAGGGTCCGTCGTTCAGTATCGAGGAAAACCATGTTTCTTGGGAAAAGTGGACATTGAGAGTCGGCTTCAACTATAGAGAGGGCATGACTCTTCACGACATCCGTTTCGAGGGCCGCAGTCTATTTCATCGTCTGTCTCTAGCCGAGATGTTCGTGCCTCACGGAGATCCTCGATGCCCCTACCCTCGGAAAGCCGCTTTTGATTTGGGAAACGACGGCGCAGGAATCAACGCCAATAATCTCAAGTTGGGCTGCGATTGTCTCGGGTATATCAAGTACTTTGACGGCTGGCTCAGCACCTCATCAGGAGAACCTTTGAAGATGCCAAACGTT GATGGGTCCATCTTCTACGAAGTCCGTGCCACGGGCATCATGTCGACAGCACCAATTGACCTTGACACCAAGGTTCCATGGGGGACCATTGTCGCCCCAGGTGTGTTGGCGCCGTATCACCAACACATCTTCTGCTTGAGGATGGACGCTGCTATCGATGGGCCTCAAAACTCCTTGGTTGTCGAAGAGTCTCACCCGATTCCCTTCGGTGGAGACACAGACACGTATAACCCTTTTGGTGTAGGATACACCACAACGTCACAAGTCATTGAGAAAGAGACAGGCTTGGATCTCGATTTCAACACGAACAAAACATTTAAGATTATCAATGAGAATGTCACCAATTCAACCACAGGAACTTCTGTCGGCTTCAAGCTTCTACCCCACTACAGCCAGCTTCTCCTCGCCCAGCCAAACTCATGGCACGGCAAGCGTGCAAGGTACACATCTCACGCTGTCTGGGTGACACGATATCACGACGACGAATTATTCCCGGCCGGGAGATTCACCATGCAGTCAACCGGAGACGATGGCATCGGATCCTGGATAGAGCAACGGAAGGACGGTGACTCGTCTTCGGTGCGCAACGAGGATATCGTAGTCTGGCACACGTTTGGGTCTACGCATAACCCTCGTATCGAAGACTGGCCGGTGATGCCGTGCGAGAAAATGATGGTTGGGCTGAAACCGGTTAACTTCTTCCAGGGTAACCCTGCTCTTGATGTGCAGATTTCAACACAGGAAAAGAATCGTAGTGTGCTGGTGCACGGTGCTGGTTGTGAGAATTAG
- a CDS encoding metallo-beta-lactamase superfamily protein, translated as MAPTDKISLEFITTGNVWMHTGMQGQPIENRNIALRFLRSFTGDWIGPMPLGAFLIHHPKGPILFDTGVSTHCTEPGYFPCWNPVPGILNKLEVTKEDGIVKQLRKRGIEPTDLQFIIISHLYHDHAGGLEVLTVEAPDVPIYVGGEHWDAFGKHPVYAAMQGCTPDRWPKNFEPRILDFEEKRTVGPWGRSCELAPGGTIVAVDTPGHVPGHISLIVVGDNDDGSKTRYLLTGDATYAISVLDKEEPDGANSDPVAAFESLKKIKAYARSHDVVVLPSHDPDTPRLLRDKVVYRPGKH; from the coding sequence ATGGCGCCCACGGACAAGATCTCGCTCGAGTTCATCACCACCGGCAACGTCTGGATGCATACCGGGATGCAAGGCCAACCCATAGAGAACCGCAATATCGCTCTCCGCTTCCTCCGCTCCTTCACCGGCGACTGGATTGGTCCCATGCCCCTTGGTGCATTCCTCATTCACCATCCCAAGGGTCCCATCCTCTTCGACACGGGCGTGTCAACACACTGCACCGAACCGGGCTACTTCCCCTGCTGGAACCCGGTGCCGGGCATCCTCAACAAGCTAGAAGTTACAAAGGAGGACGGCATCGTCAAGCAGCTCCGGAAACGCGGCATCGAGCCAACGGATCTGCAGTTTATCATCATTAGCCACCTATACCACGATCACGCCGGCGGACTGGAGGTTCTTACTGTCGAGGCGCCCGATGTGCCCATCTACGTCGGCGGAGAACACTGGGATGCATTCGGGAAGCATCCAGTCTATGCTGCTATGCAAGGGTGCACGCCGGACCGGTGGCCCAAGAATTTCGAGCCGCGGATCCTTGATTTTGAGGAAAAGCGCACTGTCGGGCCTTGGGGTCGGTCGTGTGAGCTTGCGCCGGGCGGCACGATTGTCGCGGTCGATACGCCGGGCCACGTGCCGGGTCACATCTCGTTGATTGTGGTGGGGGACAACGACGATGGGAGTAAGACGAGGTATTTGCTGACGGGAGATGCGACGTATGCAATTAGTGTTTTGGATAAGGAAGAGCCGGATGGTGCGAATAGTGATCCTGTGGCGGCATTTGAGAGTTTAAAGAAGATTAAGGCGTATGCTCGGAGCCACGATGTCGTTGTGCTGCCGAGTCACGATCCGGATACGCCCAGGTTGCTTAGGGATAAGGTGGTATATCGGCCTGGAAAACATTAG